The window ACGGCCTTTCTCTTGTCGGTCGGCGGGTGCGCCCGGCTCTGGTTGAGGTCCGCAGACGTCGGCCCGCATCGTCATCGTCGCCCCGCCCCGTGTCTGCGAACGCTCGCGAGATCGAAGCAGGGCCGACAACGTTCTGCACCTGCCTATCATTTCGTGCCACGACCCCGTGTTCAGGATTTAAAGGGCGTAAGGCAGGGAGACACGTTATCCTCGGGCTTCCGTGGCTGGCCGGGTCTCTGCTCGGAAGAGCCGGATTGCGGTGATGGCAAGCGCCAGTTCCGCGGCCGCGAACAGCGCCAGGGCAATCCCGAAGTCGTAGCGAAGCGCCCAGCCGAAGAGCAGGCTGCCCACTCCAAACCCGACGAAGAGGAGACAGACGTTCAGGCCCATGGCCTGCCCCGGGCGCTTGCCGCCGAACGCCGTGACGATGCCGGCGAGGAGGGGCTGGGTCATGTCGTAGCCGAGGGATAGGACCGTCACCGCCAGCGCCGCCGGGAGCAGGGGCGCGTCGAGGATCAGCGCCGCCGCCGCGAGCGAACCCAGGAGGAGCCCAAGCGGCAGGAGGCGGCCGCGGCCCTGCCGATCCGCCATCCGGCCGATGAACGGGCCGAGCAGGAGCCCAGGAATGCCGTAACCCAAGAGGGCGAGGCCGACCCCCATTGGACCTAGGCCGTAGCGTCGCTCGAAATACAGCCCGAGCCAGGTGAACACGCCGGAGTGGAACATCGAGTTCAGCAGGACGGTGGCGTAGGTGCGCCGCCCGCGTGAGGAAGCCAGAAGATCCCGATACCCGCGTACCAACATACCGAGGCTTGCCGCGTTCGACGTTGCGCCTGGGATGATTCCGCGGGCCGGTATGAGAACGAACAGGATCGCCGCCCCTGCCGCCCCGACGGCCAGGAAGAGGCCGCGCCATCCGAGATAGGGTTCGAGCAGCGCGCCGAAGGTCGATCCGAAGGCCATGCCGCCGGCCATGGCGCCGAAGAGCCAGCCGAGGGGGCGCCCGCGTCGCTCGTAGGGGAAAAGCCGGGCGACGAGGACGAGCGCCAGCGGAACGACGCCGCTCGCCCCGAGCCCGGTCAGTACCCGCCAAAACGCGAGTTGCTCGACGGACCCAGCCGTGGTGGTCAGGACGCTCAGTACGGCGAAGGCCGTCAGGGAGGCCGCCATGATGCGCCAGATGCCGAGGCGGTCCGCCAGGAGGCCGTAGACCAGCGTCGCCACCCCGTACGGGACCAGATAGGCCGGCACGATCAGGCCGACCCTCTCCGGCGAGGTCCCGAACGCCGCCCCGAGCTGCGGCAGGATCGGGGCGACCATGAACGCCTGGAAGAAGATGACGAAGGTGGCGGCCGCAAGCAGCCGAAGCAGGCGCTCCAGCTGGATATCCGGCAAGTCGGGTGTCGCTGACATCATGCCCGGGCCTCCTCGCTCTCGAACCCTTTGTCCGCGAGGGCCGACCGGATCTCTGCAGGCCCGACCCGGGACGGCTCGAAGCGGACGGAGGCACGCTTGCGCCGGGCGCTGGACTTCGCCTGCCGGACGCCGGGTACGGCCAGGAGCGCGTCCCGCACCTTCTCGGCGCAGCCGTCGCACATCATGCCCGGCACGGACAGCGTGACCTCCGTGAGAGGGGCGTTCGTGTCGTTGCTCATCATGACTTCCAAGGTTCAGACAAGGTCCGCGTAGACCTGGGCGTAGTAGGCGCCGACCATGAGAAGGGCCCCGCCGCTGAAGATTTGCAGGGTCCGGCCCCATAGGCCGAGGCGCGCCAGCCGCGTGACGGCCCCTCCGGCCACCCCAGCGGCCAGGAACGGCAGACCCCGGCCGAGGCCGAACACGAAGGCGAGCAGGATGCCCCGTCCCAGGTCCCCGTCAGACGCGGCGACCGTAAGCAGGAGAAGCAGGGGCGCCACCGAGGTGCCGACGCTGAACACCAGCCCGTAGGCGAAGGCGCCGAAGAGGCCGGGCCGGCGCCAGGCGGTGAGACCGTCGATGCGCATCCGGGGCCACAGGAACGCCAGCAGCGCCGACGCGAACGAGAGGAGGGCCATGAAGAGGGCCCAACCCCTGCCGAACGCCTCGGTGGCCAGGGCGCCGAGATGGCCCGCCACCGCTCCGAGAACGGCGAGGCTCAGGACGATTCCGGCGAAGAAGGCTCCGGCGACCTGAAGCCCTGAGCGTCGCGATCCGGCCTCGGAGGCGCTCGCCACGCTGGCGAGGCCGAGCCCCACCGGTAGCGTGCAGGGGCAGACCGCGCTGGCCAGGAGCCCCGCCAGGAAGGTGACCCACAGCGCCGCGGGTCCGCCAACGCCGGACGCGAGCGGCTGGATCAGTCCTTCGAGCGTCACGGTTCGAGAACCGGAGTGCCGGGCTTATAGCCGAGGCCGA of the Methylobacterium aquaticum genome contains:
- a CDS encoding MFS transporter; this translates as MMSATPDLPDIQLERLLRLLAAATFVIFFQAFMVAPILPQLGAAFGTSPERVGLIVPAYLVPYGVATLVYGLLADRLGIWRIMAASLTAFAVLSVLTTTAGSVEQLAFWRVLTGLGASGVVPLALVLVARLFPYERRGRPLGWLFGAMAGGMAFGSTFGALLEPYLGWRGLFLAVGAAGAAILFVLIPARGIIPGATSNAASLGMLVRGYRDLLASSRGRRTYATVLLNSMFHSGVFTWLGLYFERRYGLGPMGVGLALLGYGIPGLLLGPFIGRMADRQGRGRLLPLGLLLGSLAAAALILDAPLLPAALAVTVLSLGYDMTQPLLAGIVTAFGGKRPGQAMGLNVCLLFVGFGVGSLLFGWALRYDFGIALALFAAAELALAITAIRLFRAETRPATEARG
- a CDS encoding cytochrome c biogenesis CcdA family protein — protein: MTLEGLIQPLASGVGGPAALWVTFLAGLLASAVCPCTLPVGLGLASVASASEAGSRRSGLQVAGAFFAGIVLSLAVLGAVAGHLGALATEAFGRGWALFMALLSFASALLAFLWPRMRIDGLTAWRRPGLFGAFAYGLVFSVGTSVAPLLLLLTVAASDGDLGRGILLAFVFGLGRGLPFLAAGVAGGAVTRLARLGLWGRTLQIFSGGALLMVGAYYAQVYADLV
- a CDS encoding heavy-metal-associated domain-containing protein, coding for MSNDTNAPLTEVTLSVPGMMCDGCAEKVRDALLAVPGVRQAKSSARRKRASVRFEPSRVGPAEIRSALADKGFESEEARA